The Belonocnema kinseyi isolate 2016_QV_RU_SX_M_011 chromosome 10, B_treatae_v1, whole genome shotgun sequence genome has a window encoding:
- the LOC117181301 gene encoding zinc finger and BTB domain-containing protein 7C-like — MVWLSSESRRVGLAKSTLRVRKHRIVGEISYIHNEDEDADDEDEGREVPVLQAVGEEEIRVEMEPENFQEVLEEIENPIAFDESPSNSDSDSEESNSSTDYEDGFEDGILEVVEDEPNEVKQLREWAITNEIEQNDVDQLLKILRRRLLPELPKSAKTFLGTSSAKYNIRELQDADGCVGEYVYF, encoded by the exons atggtgtggctcTCGTCGGAATCACGTCGCGTCGGGTTAG CAAAAAGTACTTTGCGAGTTCGGAagcacagaattgttggtgagatttcttatatccacaATGAAGATGAAG ATGCCGACGACGAAGATGAAGGTAGAGAAGTTCCTGTGTTGCAAGCGGTTGGTGAGGAGGAAATCCGAGTAGAAATGGAACCAGagaattttcaagaagtcttaGAGGAAATTGAGAACCCTATTGCATTTGACGAATCTCCTAGTAACTCAGATTCAG ATTCAGAAGAATCGAATAGTTCTACAGACTACGAAGATGGGTTTGAAGATGGAATTCTAGAAGTAGTGGAAGATGAGCCAAACGAAGTAAAACAACTTCGGGAATGGGCAATTACAAACGAAATAGAGCAAAATGATGTTGATCAACTTTTGAAAATACTACGGCGTAGACTTTTACCCGAATTACCGAAGTCCGCTAAGACCTTTTTAGGTACAAGTTCAGCAAAATATAATATTCGAGAATTGCAAGATGCAGATGGATGCGTTGGAgaatatgtatatttttga